In a single window of the Cupriavidus sp. P-10 genome:
- a CDS encoding DMT family transporter produces MPSPQSLPGGAWRMVAAMVLSGTIGWFVVTSGQPPLDVVFFRCIFGGAALLGTLTLQRGWVRMSRAQLGWLALGGVTLVLNWLALFSAYAHSGIAIATVVYHTQPFFLLLLTSAMQREPFPFARLPWLVLAFAGVMLITGLEHGTTGTAMLAGIGLALMGALLYAVTTMATRRLQAIPPGQIAGLQMVLGVLMLAPLAHPAIGTYGTGTWAALLALGLVHTGIMYTLLYGAFQRLSVVSIATLSFVYPLVAIVIDVMVFGVVLGPLQVAGMLLVLLGVVANQLGWSLPWRRRAQG; encoded by the coding sequence ATGCCTTCACCCCAATCCCTGCCCGGCGGTGCCTGGCGCATGGTCGCGGCCATGGTGTTGTCAGGCACCATCGGCTGGTTTGTCGTCACCAGCGGGCAGCCGCCGCTGGACGTGGTGTTCTTCCGCTGCATCTTCGGCGGCGCCGCGCTGCTGGGCACGCTGACGCTGCAGCGCGGCTGGGTGCGCATGAGCCGCGCGCAGCTGGGCTGGCTGGCGCTGGGCGGCGTCACGCTGGTGCTCAACTGGCTGGCACTCTTCTCGGCATACGCCCATAGCGGCATCGCGATTGCGACCGTGGTCTACCACACGCAGCCGTTCTTCCTGCTGCTGCTGACCTCGGCGATGCAGCGCGAGCCGTTCCCGTTCGCCAGGCTGCCGTGGCTGGTACTGGCCTTTGCGGGCGTGATGCTGATCACCGGGCTCGAGCACGGCACCACCGGCACGGCGATGCTGGCCGGGATCGGCCTGGCGCTGATGGGGGCCTTGCTGTATGCGGTGACCACCATGGCTACGCGCCGGCTGCAGGCGATCCCGCCCGGGCAGATCGCGGGCCTGCAGATGGTGCTGGGCGTGCTGATGCTGGCGCCGCTGGCGCATCCCGCGATCGGCACCTATGGCACCGGCACCTGGGCCGCGCTGCTGGCCCTGGGACTGGTCCACACCGGCATCATGTACACCTTGCTGTACGGCGCTTTCCAGCGGCTGAGCGTGGTGTCGATCGCCACGCTGTCGTTCGTCTATCCGCTGGTGGCGATCGTCATCGACGTGATGGTGTTCGGCGTCGTGCTCGGGCCGCTGCAGGTCGCGGGCATGCTGCTGGTGCTGCTGGGCGTGGTGGCCAACCAGCTCGGCTGGAGCCTGCCGTGGCGGCGCCGGGCACAAGGCTGA
- a CDS encoding acyl-CoA thioesterase has product MTASAASLSATAPVALHAFDEAIALEAAGENRFLGRTTPAYWNMIGPFGGITAATLLQAALLHPQRLGDPIALSVNFAGPIAEGPFEIEAQPVRTNRSTQHWNLTLRQGDSVATTATAVFAVRRETWACGEAVMPEVPAAESLPAMGGFAPVRWLKSYDMRPVRGAKPTAEAGTEHSDSLTQFWLRDAPARTPDFAALASWADSFYPRIFLKRAGFVPAGTVSMTTYFHADAPTLAALGDSHVLASAQAQVFQQGYFDQRAQLWSPAGQLLASSHQIVYYKE; this is encoded by the coding sequence ATGACTGCTTCCGCCGCTTCCCTGTCCGCCACCGCTCCCGTCGCGCTGCATGCGTTCGACGAGGCCATCGCCCTGGAGGCCGCTGGCGAGAACCGTTTCCTGGGCCGCACCACGCCGGCCTACTGGAACATGATCGGCCCGTTCGGCGGCATCACCGCCGCCACGCTGCTGCAGGCGGCGCTGCTGCACCCGCAGCGGCTGGGCGACCCGATCGCGCTGTCGGTCAACTTTGCCGGCCCGATCGCCGAAGGCCCGTTCGAGATCGAGGCACAGCCGGTGCGGACCAACCGCTCGACCCAGCACTGGAACCTGACGCTGCGCCAGGGCGATTCCGTGGCCACCACCGCCACCGCGGTGTTCGCGGTGCGCCGAGAGACCTGGGCCTGCGGCGAGGCGGTGATGCCCGAGGTGCCGGCTGCCGAGTCGCTGCCGGCCATGGGCGGCTTCGCGCCGGTGCGCTGGCTCAAGTCCTATGACATGCGCCCGGTGCGCGGCGCCAAGCCGACCGCCGAGGCCGGCACCGAGCACTCCGACAGCCTGACCCAGTTCTGGCTGCGCGATGCGCCGGCGCGCACGCCGGACTTTGCCGCGTTGGCGTCATGGGCGGACAGCTTCTATCCGCGCATCTTCCTCAAGCGCGCGGGCTTCGTGCCGGCCGGCACGGTGTCGATGACCACGTATTTCCACGCCGATGCGCCCACGCTGGCGGCGCTGGGCGACAGCCACGTGCTGGCGAGCGCGCAGGCGCAGGTGTTCCAGCAGGGGTACTTCGACCAGCGCGCGCAACTGTGGAGCCCGGCTGGCCAGTTGCTGGCCAGCTCGCACCAGATCGTCTACTACAAGGAATAA
- a CDS encoding muropeptide transporter, translating into MTFQAYLDIFRNRRIGAMLTLGFASGLPLALTSGTLQAWMTVEGLDIKTIGFFSLVGQAYIFKFLWAPLMDRYTPPLLGRRRGWLLVTQLGLVAGIAAMAFCPPREALWTLAALATLVAFLSASQDIVFDAYSTDVLRPAERGAGAAVKVLGYRLAMLVSGGLALWLADRVLGWQQTYLLMAALMAVGILTLLWAPEPDVPSRAPRSLEEAVLGPLRDFFARPGAWWLLLLIVLYKLGDAFAGSLSTTFLIRGVGFSAGEVGIVNKTLGLAATIIGALFGGTLMVRLGLYRSLMVFGVLQAVSNLGYWILAVTPPHLWTMGATIAVENLCGGMGTAAFVALLMTLCNRSFSATQYALLSALASVGRVYVGPTSGYMVEAWGWAPFYLGTVVVALPGVMLLWAMRNTVHRYEAQAREAIA; encoded by the coding sequence ATGACTTTCCAGGCCTACCTCGACATCTTCCGCAACCGCCGCATCGGCGCCATGCTGACCCTGGGCTTCGCTTCCGGGCTGCCGCTGGCGCTGACCTCCGGCACGCTGCAGGCCTGGATGACGGTCGAGGGCCTGGATATCAAGACCATCGGCTTTTTCTCGCTGGTAGGCCAGGCCTATATCTTCAAGTTCCTGTGGGCGCCGCTGATGGACCGCTACACGCCGCCGCTGCTGGGCCGGCGCCGCGGCTGGCTGCTGGTGACGCAGCTGGGGCTGGTGGCGGGCATCGCCGCGATGGCATTCTGCCCCCCGCGCGAGGCGTTGTGGACGCTGGCGGCACTGGCCACGCTGGTGGCCTTCCTGTCGGCCTCGCAGGACATTGTCTTCGACGCCTACAGCACCGACGTGCTGCGCCCGGCCGAGCGCGGCGCCGGCGCGGCGGTCAAGGTGCTGGGCTACCGGCTGGCGATGCTGGTCTCCGGCGGCCTGGCGCTGTGGCTGGCTGACCGCGTGCTGGGCTGGCAGCAGACTTACCTGCTGATGGCGGCGCTGATGGCCGTGGGCATCCTCACGCTGCTGTGGGCGCCCGAGCCCGACGTGCCCTCGCGCGCGCCACGCTCGCTGGAGGAGGCGGTGCTCGGCCCGCTGCGCGATTTCTTCGCGCGGCCAGGCGCGTGGTGGCTGCTGCTGCTGATCGTGCTGTACAAGCTGGGCGACGCCTTTGCCGGCAGCCTGTCGACCACCTTCCTGATCCGCGGCGTGGGTTTCTCGGCGGGCGAGGTGGGCATCGTGAACAAGACGCTGGGGCTGGCAGCGACCATCATCGGCGCGCTGTTCGGCGGCACGCTGATGGTGCGGCTGGGGCTGTACCGTTCGCTGATGGTATTCGGCGTGCTGCAGGCGGTATCGAACCTGGGCTACTGGATCCTCGCCGTGACGCCGCCGCACCTGTGGACCATGGGCGCGACCATCGCGGTGGAAAACCTGTGCGGCGGCATGGGCACCGCGGCCTTCGTGGCGCTGCTGATGACGCTGTGCAACCGCTCGTTCTCGGCCACGCAGTACGCGCTGCTGTCGGCGCTGGCGTCGGTGGGCCGGGTCTATGTGGGGCCGACCTCGGGCTATATGGTCGAGGCCTGGGGCTGGGCGCCGTTCTACCTTGGCACCGTGGTGGTGGCGCTGCCCGGCGTGATGCTGCTCTGGGCCATGCGCAATACCGTGCACCGCTACGAGGCCCAGGCGCGCGAAGCGATCGCCTGA
- a CDS encoding M48 family metallopeptidase gives MLRPQHRVQRPIRVRLARALALAAALLVWSGVPAQAQEAEPGGIKIQRGGSAVRNIVPAEAIEQQAAQEYEQLKQEAIAKRALASDDNPQLRRLRAIGKRLLPQTVRWNERARNWPWEINLIGSKQVNAFCMPGGKIAIYTGLLDQLKLTDDEIAMVMGHEIAHALQEHARERAAKSEITNLGANVISQLFGFGNLGNMALGTGAHLLTLRFSRADETEADLIGMDIAARAGFDPRAAVSLWQKMGKMSQSGTEFLSTHPSGRSRIADLEKHMPEVLPLYARAINTSVDRLPPYRANMAGLGDAPVDAGDDDRSKPLKR, from the coding sequence ATGCTCCGCCCCCAGCATCGTGTCCAGCGTCCGATTCGTGTCCGGCTTGCCCGCGCACTCGCGCTGGCGGCGGCGTTGCTGGTCTGGTCGGGGGTGCCCGCCCAGGCGCAGGAAGCCGAACCGGGCGGCATCAAGATCCAGCGCGGCGGCTCGGCCGTGCGCAACATCGTGCCGGCCGAGGCGATCGAGCAGCAGGCCGCGCAGGAGTACGAGCAGCTCAAGCAGGAAGCCATCGCCAAGCGCGCGCTGGCCAGCGACGACAACCCGCAGCTCAGGCGGCTGCGCGCGATCGGCAAGCGGCTGCTGCCGCAGACCGTGCGCTGGAACGAACGCGCGCGCAACTGGCCTTGGGAGATCAACCTGATCGGCTCGAAGCAGGTCAATGCGTTCTGCATGCCGGGAGGCAAGATCGCGATCTACACCGGCCTGCTCGACCAGCTCAAACTGACCGACGACGAGATCGCGATGGTGATGGGCCACGAGATCGCGCACGCGCTGCAGGAGCATGCGCGCGAGCGCGCGGCCAAGTCCGAGATCACCAATCTCGGCGCCAATGTGATTTCGCAGCTGTTCGGCTTCGGCAACCTCGGCAACATGGCGCTCGGCACCGGCGCACACCTGCTGACGCTGCGCTTCTCGCGCGCCGACGAGACCGAGGCCGACCTGATTGGCATGGATATCGCCGCGCGCGCCGGCTTCGATCCGCGCGCCGCGGTGTCGCTGTGGCAGAAGATGGGCAAGATGTCGCAATCGGGCACTGAATTCCTGTCGACGCACCCGTCCGGGCGCAGCCGCATTGCCGACCTGGAAAAGCACATGCCCGAGGTGCTGCCGCTTTACGCACGCGCGATCAATACCTCGGTCGACAGGCTGCCGCCGTACCGCGCCAATATGGCGGGACTGGGCGATGCGCCGGTCGACGCGGGCGACGACGACCGAAGCAAGCCGCTGAAGCGCTAG